CGTCGCCGGGCAACCCTCGATTCGAATTGCTGCTCCATGCTCGCCATCCATGAAAGAGAGCGAGAGGGCCCGCGAAGGAGTCGAGAACTTGGCCCCAAAGCGGAATGCCTGGAGCTGCGCACGATAGGTGAGGTCCCCGCCGCTAATGCCGGTAGGAAATCCGAAGAAATTCTCGATAAGCGAGGACGAGCCTGCCTGCCCACCCGGGGCGAAGCTCTCGAGCACCACGGTTGAAAGCCCCTCGGAGGCCGCATTCACCGCCGCGGCCAGGCCTGCCGGTCCGGCCCCGACAATGGTCAGGTCGCAGAAAAGTTCTTCGGCTTCCTTCTCCAAAAGAGGGCGTAGCAGGCCAGCAATACGGGCGACTTCGAAGATTGCCGGCTTCCGTGCGACGGAACCATTGCTCGCGATCAAAGCAGGCAAGTCGTCGTCCGTGATCCCAAGCCTGCCACACAATCCCCGGCACTCCTCGGTCGTCGAGTCGATCACCCGGTGAGGGATGTGATTTTTATCGAGGAAGTCGTCGATGTGCCGCGCACCTTGGCAGCCCGGGTGCGCGAGGATCCGCAGGCCGGTGAACTCACGGTCCCGCTCCAAGCGCAAGCGGCGCATCATGAAAGCCTGAACGATCGGCTCCCCGACGCCGGGAAGCTCTGCCAAAGCCTTTCTCAGTTGCTCGGCGGGAATCTCCAGAATTTCCGACTCCGGAGCCTTTCCCCTGACGCTCGCCAGAGCAGAGGTCCCGTTCAGCATCGACACTTCCCCCACGAAATCACGTGGTCCGGGATTTGCCAGGATTTGCTCGCAGCCCTCGCGGGACTCGTAGGCTTCAAGTTCCCCACGCAGGACGACCACCAACGGAAAGTTCCGTTCGCCGGCGCAGAAAAGCTTCTCCCGCTCCCGCACGATCCGGCGCGTTCCCAGCGGTTCCAGAAGGGCGAGTTGATGATCGCTCAGCTTCGGATGCGCGGTCCTTTCCGTGTCGCGGTAAAATTGCTCGTCGGGATCTTCCTGATTCATTTTCGCGATGCTAGCCGGATTCTTGGATAGGAAAACTCCCTTCGTTCGTGACGAAGATTTCTCCTACTGCCAAGTGGGCGTGCGGAAGGACCGGCGTTTTTTGGCAAGGATTTTCGCTGGTCACCGAGGACTCGAAGGGGTCGGAACCCGCCTGATACGCCTGTTAAAACAAGGAAAATATCAGGCGCTGGGGACCACTGAACGCCCCCGCGGGGGCGGCAGGCAACGTGACTCCCCCTGCGGGCAGATTTGCTGAGCGGGCCGCCACAGGCCTTTTTCGATTCCTCCGAGTTTTTCCCGTGCATGAGAAAGCTGGTCCACGGGAAAAACTAAGCGGGGCAGCTCCGAGGTTCTACTGCCACCACGCGGCAAGCTCCCCGCAAAGCCCTTGTTCTCCTACGGACCCGGTCTTTCCCTGGAACATCGGGAGGTTAACACCCTAGTGGAGGTTGAGCCTAATTTCCCATTCCCGACTTCCGCCTCCAGCCGCGAGAAAACCGGCATTCCCATCCTGTGATGCATCGTCCAAAGCATCGTGACGGGAGTTCGTTGGTTCCAAGGCAAGGTGATGGTGGCCATGCCATCCACCCCGGGTGAGCCAAAGCCCGAAGAACGGATAATCGGCGCCGTTCCAAATGATTGAAAGGCTCCGCCCGGCGACTGGATTGCAGACACCGACTCCGACTTCTCCCTCGACACGGGCGAAGGCCTTGAGGGCCCCGCCTTCCGGGCCGAAGGAAAGTGTTTCTGTCCAATCTCCCGGAGGGAGCTGCGCTCGGACATCCGCAGGCAGCTCAAGCCGGTCCCCGGCTTCGATCGAGAACAGAGGGTGCATCGCCCAAATATACGCCTCTTCGTGGTCTCCCGTGTTCTCCAACCGATAGCGGAGGATGACCTGGTTTCCCTCCAGCCAAAGGCGGCGGCTGAACCGCAGTGGAGAGCAAGGAAGTTCCAAGGATATATGGATGACCCCGTGCTGTAGAGCTTCCTCATCCAGCGTGCATGCCGAGGCCCAAACCTCCCCGTGGTCAGGAAGCGCGCGTCCGTTCCAGAGGCAGGGCGCAATGGTTGGCAGGCACTCATCCCACCCTGCCAAGGTTCCCTCCTGAAACGCGGTTGCCGGCTTGCTCGCAAAGTAGCCGCCGAAGCCCTCAGGTTTCCACATCCACTCACGGCCGCTGCCGAGATGGAGGAGCGAATTCACCTTTCCTCCCAAGGCTGGCATCACCGAGATGGAAACCTGGCCATTCTCCAAGGTGACCTCCATGAATCCATCGCGCTCACGGATCGCAAATCGTGCGGAAGATTCCATCGCTTATTCGGCTTCGAGGAGAATCACGGTGCTCTCAAACGCGCGGCGGATCGGAAGCTTGAGGCCACCGGACATTAGCGAGGCACCGCTCGCGAATGTGCCCTGCATTTCGAGTGCGGAAGTTTTCCCGGGAGTGAGATTCACTTCTTCGATCCTGTAGTTTCCAGCGGGATCCAAGCCTTCCAGCTTCAAGGCATCCGTGCTCTCATCGGCGATCAACCAAGCAAAGAGAGCGGCCTTGCGCTTGTCTTCGCTGACGTAAGAAAGCGAGCTGCGAGGACCGCCGGAAGGATCTTCCAGGCGATAGAGATCTCCTCCTTGCACCACCTCGCGCAGGCGGTTCTTATAGAGATCGATCGCTTGCTTGCTGACTGCGAGTTCCTCCGCGGACATCTTTCGCGGATCCAGGTCCATCCCCAGCCGTGCGCTCATCGCCACATCGAATGCGAACTTCATGGGCCTTTTCCCGGCATGGGTCACGTGGGCACTGATGGCCTCAGCCGGAAAGAAATAGGAATAGGCATGCTGCATCGGGATGCGGCGCAATGGGTCGGTATTGTCGCTCGGCCAGAACTGCTGGAAACGGGAGAGGGAGCCATAGTCCACGCGGCCTCCACCGCCGGAACACACCATTACCGTGAGTTCCGGATAGGCGTCCGCCACACGATCCATCACCGCATAGACGCCGCGGATGAAATCGACGGGGAGATGGGACTGCCTGTCTGCGGACAGGTAACTGGATCCCGGATTGGTAATGTAGCTATTGCAGTCCCACTTCAGGTAAGCCGTGCCGGGAGCGCTCTTCAATGTCTCATCGATGCAGCGGAAGGCATGCTCCTGAACCTCGGGGCGGGACATATCAAGCACCAGCTGGTTCCGCCGGAAGCTCAGCGGGCGATGCTGCTGGGTAACTACCCACTCCGGATGCTTCGCGTAGAGATCCGATTTCACGTTTACCATCTCCGGCTCGACCCAGATGCCGAAAGCCAAACCCAGCTTCTCCGATTCCTCCACGAGAGGCTTCAGGCCGTGCGGAAGCCGCTTGCGATTCGGCAGCCAATCGCCGAGGCCCGCCTGATCATTCACCCGGGCATTCGCGTCATTTGCGAACCACCCGTCATCCAGAAGAAAGAGCTCCGCTCCCAAGTCTTTGGTCGCGCGCATGATCTCCACGATCTTTCCCTCGTCGAAGTCAAAGCCCGTGGCCTCCCAGTTGTTGTTCAGCACCTGCTGCGGCTTGCCCGCGTGGTGCATGCCATACTTCCTCGCCCAACGATGCAGATTCCGGCTTCCTTCGCCGGTGCCCTTCGTGCTGAGCGTGTAGAGTAGCGGTGGCGTGACGAAGCTCTCGCCTGGCGCCAGATGCCGTTCGGCGGATTCAGAGTGGACGCCGGCATTCAGCCGGACCTTTCCCGTCGGACCGGTCTCGAAATTCAGCGCGAAGTTTCCGGACCACGCCAGGGATCCCATCAGGACCGTGCCTTCACGCTCCCGAGCCGGTCCGCCGATGCCGAGCAAGAAATGGGGGGCCACATAGAGGTTCCCCATGGTGCCATAACGATTTTCAACAAGCTTGGTCCCGGGATCCAGCTTGGTCTCGACCGGGTTCATCTCGTTCGCCCAGCCGCCATGGAAATGGGTGAGCCAGAGATCTCCGGTGAAGACAAGGCTGGCAGACGCGAAATCCTGAAGGAGCACTTCCCCCTCCTCTTCGTTCCGGATCACCGCCCACTGTTCAATCACATCCTCCGCCGTTCTCGCCCGGAACATGAGATCCACGTGGAAATCATAGTGCGCATCCTTCAGTTCGACCTTGGTCAGCAGGCCATCGGCCTCCTCCGTGGTACGATGCCCGACGTAGCTCAGGACCGTGGAGGTATTACCATCAGCATGGCGGGCCCTCACGGCCGCCTTGCCGATGAAGGTCGATCCACCACCCGGATAGGCAGAACCGGGATCGGGGTCGCCATAGCCTGCGGCATCCGGAGCCTTGGGCTCGGGCAGACTCCGGGGAGATTGCTCCCGCGGGCCCAAGTATACCTGCGCGAGGTCTCCTCGGGTGCCCTTCTGGAAGACCAGCTCGACATTCTTCGTGGAGATACGGACAACACCGGATTCCTCCGCGGAGAGCGCGGATACCGAAAGCAGCACGAATAGGATCGGTCGCTTCATGGCAAGGTTGTCGCCAGGGCTCCATGTACGACCGTGGAAGCGGACGCGTGCTCCAGAGCAGCAAGCAGCTCGACCGACCGGAGGTCCGAATTGGTGAAGGCGAGCGACTTCTCAAGATGTTGCCTCGCCTTTTCCCCATCTCCGAGCCCGTGCCACGCGATGGCGATCAACAGATGGTTCTCGGCATCGCGGCGTGCCTGCAAGTTCTCGTCGAAAACGAGGAGATTCGGCAGAGAGGTCGCGAAATAGTCGATCTCGGCCTTTTCCTTCAGCTTCGCCTCTCCGAAAAAACGGAGGCTTTCGAAGAGTTCCCGGGCTTGCGCCTCGCGACCCAGCTCGCGCAGCGAGAGACCCCGGAACCAGCTCAGCGGGCTGTGTTCGGTCACCGCCATGTCGGCGAAGTCTCCGGCTTCGGCGGCGCTTTCCTCGAAGAATCGCTGCGCTTCCTGCGAGCGACCGAGCGTGGCCAAGCTACGACCAATCCAGTAGTTCACGTCCGCTTTCGCCTGCAACAGATGGTAGGCCTCCCCCAGATTCTCCGGTGTATCCATCGCCCGGGCGAAGAGTTCGTAGGCCTTGGCCGCGTCACCCGCAGCGAGTGCCTGGCGGCCCAGATTGAGCTGGGCCGTGGTGAATTGCCGGAGGACAGCGCCTTCCCCTCCCTCCCACGGGTGAAAGCGCCGGGTGGTGAGGAGTTCCAAGGCTCGTGCGGATTGGCCGCTGAGATTGTAGAGCGCCGCAAGTTCCACCGTGCAGTCGTCCCGTTCCAGCACCAGCGCTCGCCGAGCTTCGAGGAAGGCGAGCCGCTCCGCGATGGGATCGTTGAGCTTCTTTCGGAGCTGATCGTATTCGGAAAGCACACGGGCATCCTGCGGGTCCAAGGCCAAGGCTTTCAGGTAGCTGGCGCGTGCCGCGTCTCCATCGCCGCGCAAGTTCCAATAGGCGATTGCGAGGTTGCGGTGGACGGTCGCGAAATCCGCTCCTGCTGCGACCGATGCTTCCCAAGCCGCGATGGCATCCGCGTGGCGCCGGCGGTCGTAGAGGAAATTTCCCAGCGCATAGGATGCCACGGGATCCTGTTCCTTCCGGGCCGTCGCTTGGCAAAGCACGGCGTACTCCTCCAGGCGCGAAGGAAAGAAGCGATCCGGGCACTGGCCGCGTGCCCCATGCCACGCCTCCGCGGTGTCCCGCAACGAGGCCAAGAGGTAGCGAGTCATCGGAGTCAGGGAAAGCGGATTGGGCACCGCCGATGCCTCCACCTCCGTTTCATGGTGCCAGCAAAGCAAGCGGGCTGCGTCATCGCCAAATCCGGCTTCGATGAGATCGAAAGCGAGATCCAGAATCGTCTGGCCGTCGTTGCGCGTCGGGCTCGCGAAGTTCGCGCTTTCCGGCTCATACTCCCAGCGGGCCCAATGATCGAGCGGATCATGCTCAAGGATGCTCTTCAGCAGGGCGCTTGCCTCGGTCTCGCGGCCAAGCTTGCGAAGCACCTTCGCCTTCAGCACGTGGGCCTTCGAATTGCGACGATTGGTATCAAGAGCCTCCTCCAAGCGCTCAAGGGCGCGCTCGAAGCTGTCCTCGCGGCAATCCAAGGTAGCGAGCTGATATCCAGCGGCGGCACGCCATTCTGAATTCCAAGCCGCCTTCGCCAGCGCATCGCGGGCCGCAGCGTCCTCGCCCAGCCAACGCAGTGCGACACCGAGGTGATAGTGCGCCTCGCCCGTGACCGGATTCGGGTGGCGGGAGGTAAGCCGCGTGATCGCGATGAGGAAGTGATCCTTTGCCCGGGAGAACTCTCCCCGCTCCAAGGCGCGGCGGCCCATGGCAATGCGACACCGGGCATCCGAAGGATCGCGGCGCAGGGCTTCCTCCCAGTACAATTCCGGAGAGCGCGTTGGGTGGCGGTATTGTTCCAGATGCTCGCCAACGAAATAGAGCTCGTCCGTGGAGGGGATTTGCTCCGGCGCTGCGGGCTGCGTGGCCACCTTGCGATCACGAACCAGCACACTCCGATCCACTGGCCGGTAAGACAGCAGTTCCCTGCCCTCACGGTCGCAGAGGACGGCCTGAAGCGATCCTTCTTGATCCCCATGCAACCGCAGGCCCTCCTTCCGCCATGCCGCACCGGGAGCGAGGTCGATTTGCTCATCAACCAGAGTCCGCTCGCCTTCCTTTAGCACGAGGCGGGCGCCCTCGATCCGGGAAGGAACGGCGGCTCCAAAATCAATCGATCGATCATCTCCTACCACCAGCCGCAATGCGGCGCGAGTGCTGGCATTCTGGACCGGCCCCAAGCCTTGGATCGGCCACCAGTACTGGGAGAAGGTTTTGGTTTCGTAGGGCAGCAGGTAGGTGAAGTCCGGCTGGTTGTCCGTATAGACGCCGGCCATCAGCTCTACATAAGGGCCGTTCGCATCCGTAAGCTCGCGATCCCATGCGTGGCCGAAGCCATGATCACCCCAGGTCCACTGCTTCTTGCCGGGAGCGATGTGCCGGTCTGCCACATGGACGAATCCACCATCCGCGGCGAAGTCATAGCCGCCAAAGAAATCAAAGCGCGTCTGGCAGACCATGTAGCTGGTTGGCACGGGGATGTTCTTATACCAGCCGAGATCATTCGCGCCCGGCCGATCCTGGTAAGGCACCCCGTAGTAAGGCTGCTCCGCCTGGGGAAAGGTCGATTGCGCACGCACGGCGTGGTCGGCGACATAATGGACATCCGGCGGGAAGAAAGACTGGTAGCGATCATGCACCAAGGCCGCAACATTCGCCCACCAGAGGAAGGTGCGGGTCAATGCCGTGCGATTGTAGAGACGGCCCCGCAATTCGATGAGCGAGGAGTCCGGACGCAGGCGGATCCCGTGCATCCCCTTCAGGCGGTGAATCGGATCATGTTCGCTGAACCAAATCGTGTAGACGCCATCCGGCTCCTCCTCGATCGCGACATCCGCCGGAAGGAAGGTCCCGGGGCGGTGATGCTGCGGCCAATTGAACTCCACCCCGCCGGAAATCCACGGACCGGCCAGACCGACCAATGCGGGCTTGATCACGTCCTGCCGGTAGAAGAAGTCGTAGCCGTCGTTCTGCTTGTCCTGCCCGACGAATATCCGGCCTCCGATTTCCGGCAGCATGACCAGCTTCACGAGATCATTCTCCAGCCGGGCGGAGCGGTAGCTCACCGGGACGGGATGATCGTGGACCTTGTCGATGAAGGGCACGGGATAGACTTTCCCGTTGGATCCCTGATAGACGCGTTTTTCGAAGAAAACCGGATTCTTCTCCGGCACTCCCACGGGATAAGTGGGGATGACCAGCGGCTCGATGATAGCGGTGACGGACATGGAAAATGGAGTGACGTTGACGGAAGGACCCTCGATCAGTCGGTGAATTCACGCTCGATCTGCTCCAAGCTCTTGCCCTTCGTTTCAGGGAGGCGCAGCAAGACCAGCATGAAGCCGAGGACGCAGATGGCAGCGTAGATCCAGAAGGTATTCGCGGCCCCCAGCTTCTCGTTCATGATCGGGAAGGTGTAGGTAAGGATGAAGCAGGCGAGCCAGAGGCAGAAGACCGCGACGGACATCGCGACGCCGCGGATCCGATTGGGGAAGATCTCCGCGATCACCACCCAAGTCACCGGAGCCAGCGTGGCCGCATAGCAAGCGATGGCTACGAGCACGAGGCTCAGGACACTGCCGCCCAGAATTCCCCGGGAGTAACAAAAACCGATGAGAAGATAGACGACCGCCAACCCGGCAGCCCCGGCAAGCATCAGGGGGCGGCGCCCCAGCTTGTCCACCACAGCCATGGCCACCAAGGTGAAGACGAGATTTACCGACCCGGTCCAGGCGATGTTCTGCAGGGTGTCATCAATGCTATAGCCGGCGGATTTGAAGATCTCCCCGGCGTAGTTGAAGATCACGTTGATGCCGCACCATTGCTGGAATACGGCCAAGCCGATGCCGAGCAAGAGGATGGGCAGAAGCTTGCGGTCGAACATCTCCCGCACACGCACCTTGCCACCAGTATCGACATTGTCCTCGATGCTGGCGAGGACCCGGGACGCGTAGGTATCGCCACCGATTCTGGCAAGGATGCGTCCCGCTTCCTCCGTGCGACCCTTCCTTACCAACCAGCGAGGGCTTTCCGGCACGACGAGCATGCCCAGGAGGAAGAGCAAGGACGGAACGGCGGTGATGCCGAACATCCAGCGCCAGCCGCTCGTCTGATTCCAACCAAGCAAGGCTGACTTGTCCGCATCAGCACCAAGCCAACCGAAGGCCTGCGGCATTTTCTGCGCGATCCAAAGATTCACCAACTGGGCGAGCAACAGTCCGGTGACGATGGTGAATTGGTTTAGCGAGACCAGGCGTCCCCGAGTATTGGACGGAGCGATCTCCGCGATGTACATCGGCGAGAGGTTCGAGGCCAAACCAATGGCTACGCCTCCGAGGATTCTCCAAAGGACGAACCCATCAAAGCTACCGGCCATGCCGGTGCCGATGGACGAAATGGCGAACAAAATCGCGGAAACCACCAGCAGCCCCTTCCGGCCGAAGCGGTCGCTGAGCCAGCCGGAGATTACCGCTCCTGCCAAGCAGCCGATCAACGCGCAGCTCTGTGCCCAGCCCCGGTCAGCGGCATTCGTCAGGTGAAAGTGCTCCTCATAGAATGGTGCAGCTCCGCCAATGACCACCCAGTCGTAGCCAAAGAGAAGCCCGCCCAAGGCGGCGATGAGGGCGATCATCCAGAGATAGCCGCTCGGCTTCTCATCGGAAACGACGATGTCATCGGCGGCGGCGGATGCGGTCGGCAGGGCCATGGGACGAGTAAATTTCTTGGGTTCGGGCGGCCCGGGTCGGTGACCGCCAGTGTTCCTATCCCATCAGAAAGAGAGGCCTCCCAACAATGGATCATCTGTGGAAAAGGATGGACGTTTTTAAGATCCCGGCAGAAGCTTTCTCATGGCAAAATCCCCCTCTAGCGGCCCGGAATCCAGGATCGCGGAAGGCTTTACCGGGCAACGTCTGGTCATCGTGCCCCGAGACCGGCTAAGTGCCACCAAAGCCCTGCCAGTGATCCGTGATCTCCAAGTCACCCACATCGGACACTTCGGCCCGGCAAGAAACCATTTCGTGAAACGGCTTCACGGCACCGCGGAGCATATCCTCATCTATTGCCTTGCCGGGAAAGGCGAGTGCAGGTTGGGAAATCGCCAGTGGCCGGTGGCGGCCGGAGACGCGGTGATCCTGCCTCCCGGGAAGACCCACAGTTACCTCGCCGACCCTGCAGATCCTTGGACGATCTTCTGGTTTCACTTCAAAGGCACGCGGGCCGCGGACTATGTAGCGGCGCTCGGTCTGGAAGCGGACAATCCCATTCTTCACTCGCCGCGGCCGAATGCCTTGCGGCAGGCCTTCGAGGAAAGCTATCGCCATGCGCTCCACGGCTTCAACGACAGCAGCCTGCTGGGTCTATCCACCGGCCTGGCACGGCTGGTCGGGCTGCTGCGGATTTATTCGCGGCCACGCGGCTTGAGGATGCACCGCACGGAGGATCGGGTGCTCGCGGCGATCCGCCGGATGCAAGCGGAGCCCACCCGGGACTGGTCGCTGGATGAGCTGGCCGGAGAAGCCGGGATGTCGTCACCCTATTTCTGCGAGGTCTTCCGGAAGCAAGTGGGCTGTGCGCCAAAGCAGTTCGCCATTCGTCAGCGCATGCAGATCGCGTGCGCACTGATGCAGGAGGCGAATCTCACGGTTGCCGAAGTGGCAGCCCGTCTCGGATATGATGACGCCTACTACTTCAGCCGGCTTTTCAGCCGCCACATTGGCCAGTCTCCTCAAGCGTATCGCCGCGAAGTGAAAGGAATCAGCGGCGCGGGCAATACCTCCGGGTGAAGCCGACAGCTTCCTGCTACGATCAGCGCATAGTCCGATGAAGAATTCGAGGATATACATACGCTTCGCGTTGTTGGTGTTTGCCATTGCAGCCGCTGCCTTGGTTTTTGGTGAGGGCCTCCGAAATGTTTCGCGCTTCTGTAGCGAGTTCCAATTCACCTACAGGTGACGAACCGCAGCGCGCGGGTTAGCAAAGAATTTATGGAGGTTGCCAGATTCTACAAAAGCGTTCATTCCAAGGTAGAATTCTCCTTGGCTGCGATTGGAATCGCTAGTTTGCCAAGCATGGCAAGCTGTGTCATTTTGCTTGTTCTGTTGATACGTCCGAATCACTCGCGGCGGTGAAGCGGTAGCAGCCAAAGGCTCGGTAGATGCCACCCCTTTGTAAAA
This portion of the Luteolibacter luteus genome encodes:
- a CDS encoding FAD-dependent oxidoreductase; this translates as MNQEDPDEQFYRDTERTAHPKLSDHQLALLEPLGTRRIVREREKLFCAGERNFPLVVVLRGELEAYESREGCEQILANPGPRDFVGEVSMLNGTSALASVRGKAPESEILEIPAEQLRKALAELPGVGEPIVQAFMMRRLRLERDREFTGLRILAHPGCQGARHIDDFLDKNHIPHRVIDSTTEECRGLCGRLGITDDDLPALIASNGSVARKPAIFEVARIAGLLRPLLEKEAEELFCDLTIVGAGPAGLAAAVNAASEGLSTVVLESFAPGGQAGSSSLIENFFGFPTGISGGDLTYRAQLQAFRFGAKFSTPSRALSLSFMDGEHGAAIRIEGCPATLRSRCVIIASGAQYNKIGAEGLERFEGLGVFYAATSMEAKFCQDATVFVAGAGNSAGQAAMFLSEVAKKVYLVMRGEDLTKSMSSYLSTRVEAKPNIEILRRTEIRKMSGEGRLENIEIEDTRSGDRRILEAAAVFSMIGAKPCTSWLPSEIFKDEKEFIKTGAAVADAPAWKNAGRSPYPFETSRPGIFAAGDVRSGSVKRCGAAVGEGSMAIENVHQVLGTYA
- a CDS encoding AraC family transcriptional regulator, encoding MAKSPSSGPESRIAEGFTGQRLVIVPRDRLSATKALPVIRDLQVTHIGHFGPARNHFVKRLHGTAEHILIYCLAGKGECRLGNRQWPVAAGDAVILPPGKTHSYLADPADPWTIFWFHFKGTRAADYVAALGLEADNPILHSPRPNALRQAFEESYRHALHGFNDSSLLGLSTGLARLVGLLRIYSRPRGLRMHRTEDRVLAAIRRMQAEPTRDWSLDELAGEAGMSSPYFCEVFRKQVGCAPKQFAIRQRMQIACALMQEANLTVAEVAARLGYDDAYYFSRLFSRHIGQSPQAYRREVKGISGAGNTSG
- a CDS encoding alpha-galactosidase, with amino-acid sequence MKRPILFVLLSVSALSAEESGVVRISTKNVELVFQKGTRGDLAQVYLGPREQSPRSLPEPKAPDAAGYGDPDPGSAYPGGGSTFIGKAAVRARHADGNTSTVLSYVGHRTTEEADGLLTKVELKDAHYDFHVDLMFRARTAEDVIEQWAVIRNEEEGEVLLQDFASASLVFTGDLWLTHFHGGWANEMNPVETKLDPGTKLVENRYGTMGNLYVAPHFLLGIGGPAREREGTVLMGSLAWSGNFALNFETGPTGKVRLNAGVHSESAERHLAPGESFVTPPLLYTLSTKGTGEGSRNLHRWARKYGMHHAGKPQQVLNNNWEATGFDFDEGKIVEIMRATKDLGAELFLLDDGWFANDANARVNDQAGLGDWLPNRKRLPHGLKPLVEESEKLGLAFGIWVEPEMVNVKSDLYAKHPEWVVTQQHRPLSFRRNQLVLDMSRPEVQEHAFRCIDETLKSAPGTAYLKWDCNSYITNPGSSYLSADRQSHLPVDFIRGVYAVMDRVADAYPELTVMVCSGGGGRVDYGSLSRFQQFWPSDNTDPLRRIPMQHAYSYFFPAEAISAHVTHAGKRPMKFAFDVAMSARLGMDLDPRKMSAEELAVSKQAIDLYKNRLREVVQGGDLYRLEDPSGGPRSSLSYVSEDKRKAALFAWLIADESTDALKLEGLDPAGNYRIEEVNLTPGKTSALEMQGTFASGASLMSGGLKLPIRRAFESTVILLEAE
- a CDS encoding DUF5107 domain-containing protein — translated: MSVTAIIEPLVIPTYPVGVPEKNPVFFEKRVYQGSNGKVYPVPFIDKVHDHPVPVSYRSARLENDLVKLVMLPEIGGRIFVGQDKQNDGYDFFYRQDVIKPALVGLAGPWISGGVEFNWPQHHRPGTFLPADVAIEEEPDGVYTIWFSEHDPIHRLKGMHGIRLRPDSSLIELRGRLYNRTALTRTFLWWANVAALVHDRYQSFFPPDVHYVADHAVRAQSTFPQAEQPYYGVPYQDRPGANDLGWYKNIPVPTSYMVCQTRFDFFGGYDFAADGGFVHVADRHIAPGKKQWTWGDHGFGHAWDRELTDANGPYVELMAGVYTDNQPDFTYLLPYETKTFSQYWWPIQGLGPVQNASTRAALRLVVGDDRSIDFGAAVPSRIEGARLVLKEGERTLVDEQIDLAPGAAWRKEGLRLHGDQEGSLQAVLCDREGRELLSYRPVDRSVLVRDRKVATQPAAPEQIPSTDELYFVGEHLEQYRHPTRSPELYWEEALRRDPSDARCRIAMGRRALERGEFSRAKDHFLIAITRLTSRHPNPVTGEAHYHLGVALRWLGEDAAARDALAKAAWNSEWRAAAGYQLATLDCREDSFERALERLEEALDTNRRNSKAHVLKAKVLRKLGRETEASALLKSILEHDPLDHWARWEYEPESANFASPTRNDGQTILDLAFDLIEAGFGDDAARLLCWHHETEVEASAVPNPLSLTPMTRYLLASLRDTAEAWHGARGQCPDRFFPSRLEEYAVLCQATARKEQDPVASYALGNFLYDRRRHADAIAAWEASVAAGADFATVHRNLAIAYWNLRGDGDAARASYLKALALDPQDARVLSEYDQLRKKLNDPIAERLAFLEARRALVLERDDCTVELAALYNLSGQSARALELLTTRRFHPWEGGEGAVLRQFTTAQLNLGRQALAAGDAAKAYELFARAMDTPENLGEAYHLLQAKADVNYWIGRSLATLGRSQEAQRFFEESAAEAGDFADMAVTEHSPLSWFRGLSLRELGREAQARELFESLRFFGEAKLKEKAEIDYFATSLPNLLVFDENLQARRDAENHLLIAIAWHGLGDGEKARQHLEKSLAFTNSDLRSVELLAALEHASASTVVHGALATTLP
- a CDS encoding sugar porter family MFS transporter; its protein translation is MALPTASAAADDIVVSDEKPSGYLWMIALIAALGGLLFGYDWVVIGGAAPFYEEHFHLTNAADRGWAQSCALIGCLAGAVISGWLSDRFGRKGLLVVSAILFAISSIGTGMAGSFDGFVLWRILGGVAIGLASNLSPMYIAEIAPSNTRGRLVSLNQFTIVTGLLLAQLVNLWIAQKMPQAFGWLGADADKSALLGWNQTSGWRWMFGITAVPSLLFLLGMLVVPESPRWLVRKGRTEEAGRILARIGGDTYASRVLASIEDNVDTGGKVRVREMFDRKLLPILLLGIGLAVFQQWCGINVIFNYAGEIFKSAGYSIDDTLQNIAWTGSVNLVFTLVAMAVVDKLGRRPLMLAGAAGLAVVYLLIGFCYSRGILGGSVLSLVLVAIACYAATLAPVTWVVIAEIFPNRIRGVAMSVAVFCLWLACFILTYTFPIMNEKLGAANTFWIYAAICVLGFMLVLLRLPETKGKSLEQIEREFTD